The following nucleotide sequence is from Microbulbifer sp. A4B17.
TGACTCTCTTTATGGTAATGGTGGCGATGATATTTTCCAGGTGACCTCCGGTGATACTGGCTATGACCGTTATGAAGGGGGAGAGGGTAGTGATACTTTACAGGGGACTGATGAAGATGATGAATTTCGCTTTAGCGTCTTCTCTGGTACTGCAACTGTCGAAGTAATTGATGGAAAAGAGGGGATGAATCGTATTGTGGGTAGCACTGCCAACAATACCCTGGATTTCCGCAATACCTCTTTGATTGGTATTGCTTCTATCGAGGCGGGCAATGGCAATGACACCATCTATGGTTCAGTAGCTGCAGACACGATAGAAGGTGGTTACGGCAGTGATAACCTCTATGGTGAAGCGGGTAATGACCTCTTCTTATTAACTGCGGGTGACACGGGATATGACCGTTACTCCGGTGGTGAAGGCACCGATGAGATCCGAGGCTCCACTGGCGATGACTTAATTCGTTTATCAGCATACTCCGGTACGGCTACTGTGGAACTTATTGATGGGCTTGAGGGGGTGGATAAAATTCAGGGGACTACAGGTAACAACACTCTGGATTTCTCCTCCACAACACTGGACTCCATCGAAGAAATCAGTGCTGAGAAAGGCAACGATACCGTTGTAGGTTCCAACGCTGCAGATACTATTCGTGGCGGTGAAGGTAATGACTCCCTGGAGGGAGGCCCAGGAGACGATAGCTATCTATTTGCCCGAGGTGACGGTACAGATGTAATTATCGATAACGGCAGCAGTAGCTCAGATGTAGTACTTTTTGAGGGGGCAATTGCTCCAGAGGATCTCTGGTTGGTAATTAATGGTGAGCACTTGGATATCTATCTGCTCGCTGGGACTGAAAAGATACAGGTACGTAATTGGCAGTCGAGCGAAAGTGCGATTGAAGTATTTTCTGTGGAAACTGGTGCTCAGCTGCCATTTCAAAATGTTACCGGGCTTGCAGAGTTCATGACTGGTGTTGGTACACCTGTAAATGGCGTTATTAATCTCAATACAGATCAGCAGGCTGAATGGAGTTCAGCGTTAGCTGATGCTTGGGAGTAATTTGTAGAAGTTGATTGGTTGTGCCTTCGGGTGCAGCCAGCTTAAAAGCTGAAGATACGGAAGGAAAGTGTATGCGGTATCCCCAGAAGAATCTGTTGCGTACTTAGCTTTAAGAGGCGCTCACTACTTAATTGAGCTGATATGGTTAATAGTTGGTGCCAGTATTATTTATAGAAATATATACAAATTCTCTACGGCAGCAGGTGAGAGTGTTGGTGCTATGAGGAAAGCCTGAAGAGAGTCTATTTCTCTGCTTCAATAATAAATCGTTTGATTCTTACCCCAGCATCCTTTCGCATTTCCGGGTGGATTTTCTTATAGTATTTGTTCATTACCTGGTCGGCAAACTGCTCTCTTTCTGGGTGGCCTAGATGGCGGAATTGGGGAACCCATGATAGAAAGAAGGTAGTGAGCTTTTCCCAGGTTTGAAAATTTTCCACATGATAGATTTCATCGAATCTTGGTAAGTAGAAGCCTGCATCTTCGGCATAGTTCCGCATTTCCTCTAGCGTATAGTGATTATAAGGATCGTGAAAACTTTCAAAATAGGGTTTCCATGTAGCTGTTTCTTGTTCCTCGTATACAGTCTCCCAGAAATTTTCATGATCAACCTGAAAACCACAAACTACTTTACCGTTATCTTTTAAATATTTGTAAAAACTATTCCAGACTTGAGCTTGGTCCGCTACCCAGTGTAAACAACTAAAAGAAAAAATAATGTCGAATTTGCAGTCGAACTGGATTTCGTCTGCGCTCATTTGCTCGAAGGATAGGTTGGGTATGTTGGCGTAATTTTTATTAGCATAGAGAATCATATCTTCGGTTAGATCGATCCCGATAATCCTGCCATTAGTCATACGCTCAGCTAAATAGCGGGTCACTTTACCATCGCCACAACCCACATCAAGAATAGTGGCTGCCTGGCGATAATCGCAGCGATGTATGGCTTCCATAGCGTGGCGCCACTGCATGTCAGAGGCGTTTACGTACTCTTGAGCTTGCCACTTATCATGCTTGATGGGTTCATTCATTGGTGTGACACCCTGAGTCTCGTTGGGGATGGGTGAGTCAGTTTAGCCCGGATACACTTATGATCTCGGTAGCAATTTCAGTCACCGATGAATATGGCACAAGAATCTGTATTGGTCTTATATCCATCGGGCTGATCAGTTGCCAAACGAAAGGTAAAAAACTGGGGAAGTGTCGTGAAACTCAAAGGATCTTGCCACTGCCAATCGATTAAGTTCAGTCTGAACTCTGAGCAGCCCTATCCCTTCAACCGCTGCTATTGCTCAATATGCCGAAAAACAGCTGGAGGTGGGGGCTATGCAATTAATCTGGGGGCAGATTTTCGAACCCTGAGTGTCGAAGGCGAGGAGAGCTTAAGTATTTATCAGGCTGAAATTGGGATATCGAGCAAAGAAAATGGAGGGAAGAGTCCAGCACGGCGACATTTTTGTTCAAAGTGTGGCAGTGCTTTATGGCTTTGGGACCCGCGCTGGCCCGAACTGGTACATCCCTTCGCTTCTGCGATTGATTTTGAGTTGCCGGTACCGCCAGTCCGTAGCCATATGATGCTGGATTATGCTCCGAGTTGGGTGCAGCCCGATATACGGGAAGGGGATGAAATGTTTGAAGGCTACCCAGAGGAATCCCTGGCTGAGTGGCACCAGCGGAATATTCCCGATGCTTAGTATTTTCGGAGGGGATAAAGAGAGGCGGGGCGAGCCTGGGGCCGCCCCGCTTCAGGTTTATTGTGGTGACCTTGTGATTACTCTCCCGCGAGATAGAGAACCAGGTTATCCAGGAAGTTAACCAGGTCTGCCTTTTCAGTATCACTCAGGGCATCAAACTGTTCCTTACTGGATTCGGCCTCACCACCGTGATAGACGATCGCCTCGGTCATGGTAGTAGCGCGTCCATCATGTAAGTAAGGTGGTGTTGAGCCAACGCCCCAGAGGTTTTCTGTGAGGAAAACAGAGGCTCCCACATTACCCTCATCAATTTCCTCGGCCATTGCTGTACCCATATCGTGACGCTTAAGGTCTCCGTACAGGCGGACTATGGCTCCACCATTTTCCGATTCCTCAAACTGTCCTAATGTCTGTCCAGATGGAAGCTCCTGGGGGTTATCCATGATCTCGGTGAGCAGGTTGAACTGCAGAGATGTGCTGGGCAGGCCGGCTATATCACCAGCGGGATAAGTCTCGTCGCGATAGCTGGCATGCTGAGATGGTTCATAGAATACTGGTGAAGCTACTTCCATCTCGGGAGAGTGGCATGAGGCACAGCCAATGGAGCTAAAGAGTGCTTCGCCATTCTCAATACTGGCAATTTCCGCATCGCTAAGTGGCAAGCCGTAAGTTTCTTGTTCCTCTTCAGTCAGAGAGTCAATCACACTGTTAAGCTCGATCTTTGTTACTGGACGAGGCTGTGCAGCGTTATAGATCGTCAATGCGGTAATGTCACCGACACTGAGTTCGTTGGTGATTGAATCGAAGTCACTGTCTTCATCACCGACCAACTCAGTGGCCTGCATACCGAGTTCCTGGTGTGCGGCGCCGCGAACGAATGCACGAACAAATCCGGTTAGGCCTTTCCATTCAAAGGGTCTTACCACCAGGTCGGTATCGAGGCCTTCAACATTGTCGTAGTTGACCTCGTCACAGGATACGGAGATCTCACCAAAGCTAACCCCTTTGGCGGATAGCGCTACAGTAGTATCTGTACCGGAGCTACAGCTCTCGTTGATCGCTTCATCTCTTAGGGTATGCAGTTCGGTAGTCATTTCTTCCGCTACCAACTGGACTGCCCCCATACCGAACAAGTGGGGTGATTGCCGTTCGATAAAGCCTTTTTGCTTGCGTTCAGGGTCCATACGAATGACATTGTCGTTAACGCCGCCGCCACCATCGGCTACTGGCACGTTATGACAACTGATACAGGAATCGCCATTGGGGCCAGTCGTGCGATGGGGAAGGATATTTGCCCATGCATTTGGCCCTTTTAGATCGGGTCGTGGGAAACTGGTAAATCTTTTGCCGTTACCCACATTGGCACCGACACCATCGAGGGCGTTGTAATTCATCTCAAAGAGTTCATCGCCTTCCTCGAAAGCGTGGATATAAGCTTCCAGGGGAGCCATGGCTTCGAGTTCAGATTGTTCAAGGTGGCCGCCCAAGTGAATTTCAACCGCTCCAGCATGTAATATCTGTACTGTGTCGAAGATTTCACTAAAGTCGAAAGCAGTGGCTCTCTGCTGCCGCTGGTTTTTTCTTGCGTGCTTGGGAACTCGGTTTTTATCGTGCTTGGAACCAAAGTCGGCAATTGCTGGTGTGACATTAAATGCCAAAGTCGATATTGCCATGGCGACAGGCAACAAGTGTTTTTTAAATATCATCAGCTATATCTCCGGGTACTGATACTGTGCGGACGTAAAGTGGTTCTTCTACGAAAATGCACTTATTGCGGAGACACTCGACAATTACTTCTGTAAACACATTTCCCCAAAAACTGATGATCAGCCGTGTTACATAACAAAATTGTAAGAGCTTTTAGTAGTAACATTTTTATCTCGCGAAGTGCATCCAGTGAAGGTTCAAAAGCATCCTTGCAAGCTTCTTATAGGTAGAACTGTGCCTGTTCTGCCACTTATGGCAGGCGCTAAGACTGTGGGGATTCAGTACTTAAATAGGGAGTTTTAAAGCTCAGATTAACTGTTCTTTGAAATTCCTAAAGTGCGATCCCGGTTGTGTCGATTTTGCCTATGAAGTACCGCGCAATTACGCGGTCATTTTTTTGTTTTCCGGCTTTTTTAGTTGCCAGTTGTATTTGGGAAGTTCCTCGAAAAGAGCAAGTATTTTCATATTTGTCTTTAGGTGACACATATTCCAATATTATTAAAAGTGTCTATTCCCGATGGTTGTGACACTGCTTTGAGTAAAAAGTGCTTCTTTTAGTTGTTGCTTAGGGAAGTCAGTATTTTGAATAGATACCTAGAGATTTTTTTGACTGGCTGTACACATTTTTAAATGTGGATGCTAGTTGTCTTTAGGTGACATCAGGAGTGGCAACTTATATGCTGCCCAACCGAGTACTGTAAGTGCAAGTTGTTGTTATTTTAATAGGCAAAGTCTATGGAACTATTTTGCATCTATCGCAAAAATTCAGATTTAGTCATTGGCAACACTTTTATGAGTTTTCTTGGTTGTACATAAAGCATTGAGGAAGCAACTAATAGATATCATGTTTGTTGGTTAGTAGTTTTTCGCATGAGTTATTTTTTATGATTCGCATAATTGTCAAAAAATTTAAACTTTGCTGCAATCTATAGTGGCGTATTTTCCTTTATGAGAAAGGGGAGTGTGATCTATCTCGAATGATGGTATCTCCTGTGGATTGCCACTTATAGCTGGCTTCGAAAGAAAATTGTCGCATAATTCATTTGAATGGCATGTTGATTATCTTTGTCGTCATATATTTCAATATGGAAACAATGAGATAGTTCTATCATTGCGCCTGTAGGCTGAGAAGCCACAAGATCGGCAACAGTTAAAAATCTACGATTGGATGTTTGTTGTGATCTAGTCGTGTATTTCTCAGTAGCGCATAAGGAATTTAAGGGAAGATATGGATTGTCATAACGGTGTTACAAAAAATCGAATAAGTTTACCCACATGACCCTGTTTAACTACAGTTGGTACTTTTGAGTGATTCAAGCTAATTAGAAGTCGGCTTAACGACTAGTTTGGTCGAATTGTGTTATTGCCTGAAAATTCTAATTTTATAGGGGGCAGGGTGAAAAAAATATTGGTGCTGGGGGGCGATGGGTTTTGCGGTTGGCCAACATCTCTCCATCTTTCAGAGGCAGGTTATGAAGTTATTATTGTTGATAATTTTTCCCGGCGAAAAATTGATGTTGAGCTTGAAGTCGATTCATTGACACCAATCAGGCACTTGTCTGAGAGACTTCGTGTATGGCGTGAAATTTCCGGGATGTCCATCAAACATGTGTCCATTAACCTCGGGAAGGAATTTGAACGATTATTTGATCTCTTAAAGAGAGAAAAACCCGACGCGATTGTTCACTTCGCCGAACAGCGTGCTGCGCCTTATTCGATGAAGTCTGCACAACATAGGCGTTATACCCTCGACAACAACTTGAATGCTACCAATGATATCCTGGCAGCTGTAGTAGAGAGTGGACTTGATATCCACTTGATTCACTTGGGTACCATGGGGGTATATGGGTATGGAACAGCTGGCCTCACTATCCCCGAAGGCTACCTGAAAATTCAGGTGGAGAATGAAGGAAGGTTTACTGAACAGGAGATTCTTTACCCCAGTAATCCGGGCTCTATCTATCATATGACCAAGGCCCAGGATCAATTGTTATTTGCTTTTTATAATAAGAATGATTTGGTACGAATCACTGATTTACACCAAGGTATCGTGTGGGGTACCCAAACACTGCAAACCCAGAGAGATGAATTTCTAATTAATCGATTCGATTACGACGGTGATTATGGCACAGTTCTGAATCGATTCCTGATGCAGGCAGCAATTAACTACCCGCTTACCGTCCATGGTACCGGCGGCCAGAAACGGGCATTTATTCACATTCAAGATACCTGCCACTGTATTCAGCTGGCTATTGAAAATCCGCCGGAGGCTGGTGATAGAGTCAAAATCCTGAATCAAATGACAGAAATACATAGAGTTAGGGATCTCGCCAATTTAATCTCTGAAAAGACAGGAGTGGGAATTGCCTATTTGGATAATCCCAGAAAAGAGTCTGCAGAAAATGATTTATTGGTAAATAATGACCAGCTTGTTGAGATGGGGCTTAGACCCATAACACTAAATAATAGTCTTCTCACTGAAGTTGAAGAAGTCGCTAAAAAGTATTCACATCGGTGTGATCAAACCAAGATTCCTTGTGTGTCTAAGTGGTGATATTTCTATAAGTAGATTGGCTTGATCTTTGTTGAAAACAATCTTGCCTGTTGGAGGGCGAGTTTACATACTCATAGATGAAGAGTGCGAAATATGAAAATTTTGATTGCTACGGATACCTATCCGCAGCAACTAAACGGTGTTTCCAGGGTTCTTGATAAAACCGAAAAAGAACTTATGGCGCGGGGGCACGAGGTTAGAATTGTTTCTGCTGATGATTTCACTAATTTCCCCTGGCCGGGTTACAAAGAGGTAAAAATTGCAGTATTTCCTGGGGGGAAAGCGGCCAAGATTATAGAGAGTTTTTCACCGGATGCTATTCATATTATGAGCGAAGGTCCTGTGGGATGGGCGGTACGAGGTTACTGCAAGCGGAATAATCTGCGCTTTACTACTTCTTG
It contains:
- a CDS encoding trans-aconitate 2-methyltransferase, with the protein product MNEPIKHDKWQAQEYVNASDMQWRHAMEAIHRCDYRQAATILDVGCGDGKVTRYLAERMTNGRIIGIDLTEDMILYANKNYANIPNLSFEQMSADEIQFDCKFDIIFSFSCLHWVADQAQVWNSFYKYLKDNGKVVCGFQVDHENFWETVYEEQETATWKPYFESFHDPYNHYTLEEMRNYAEDAGFYLPRFDEIYHVENFQTWEKLTTFFLSWVPQFRHLGHPEREQFADQVMNKYYKKIHPEMRKDAGVRIKRFIIEAEK
- a CDS encoding GFA family protein; its protein translation is MKLKGSCHCQSIKFSLNSEQPYPFNRCYCSICRKTAGGGGYAINLGADFRTLSVEGEESLSIYQAEIGISSKENGGKSPARRHFCSKCGSALWLWDPRWPELVHPFASAIDFELPVPPVRSHMMLDYAPSWVQPDIREGDEMFEGYPEESLAEWHQRNIPDA
- a CDS encoding di-heme oxidoredictase family protein, encoding MIFKKHLLPVAMAISTLAFNVTPAIADFGSKHDKNRVPKHARKNQRQQRATAFDFSEIFDTVQILHAGAVEIHLGGHLEQSELEAMAPLEAYIHAFEEGDELFEMNYNALDGVGANVGNGKRFTSFPRPDLKGPNAWANILPHRTTGPNGDSCISCHNVPVADGGGGVNDNVIRMDPERKQKGFIERQSPHLFGMGAVQLVAEEMTTELHTLRDEAINESCSSGTDTTVALSAKGVSFGEISVSCDEVNYDNVEGLDTDLVVRPFEWKGLTGFVRAFVRGAAHQELGMQATELVGDEDSDFDSITNELSVGDITALTIYNAAQPRPVTKIELNSVIDSLTEEEQETYGLPLSDAEIASIENGEALFSSIGCASCHSPEMEVASPVFYEPSQHASYRDETYPAGDIAGLPSTSLQFNLLTEIMDNPQELPSGQTLGQFEESENGGAIVRLYGDLKRHDMGTAMAEEIDEGNVGASVFLTENLWGVGSTPPYLHDGRATTMTEAIVYHGGEAESSKEQFDALSDTEKADLVNFLDNLVLYLAGE
- a CDS encoding NAD-dependent epimerase/dehydratase family protein, with protein sequence MKKILVLGGDGFCGWPTSLHLSEAGYEVIIVDNFSRRKIDVELEVDSLTPIRHLSERLRVWREISGMSIKHVSINLGKEFERLFDLLKREKPDAIVHFAEQRAAPYSMKSAQHRRYTLDNNLNATNDILAAVVESGLDIHLIHLGTMGVYGYGTAGLTIPEGYLKIQVENEGRFTEQEILYPSNPGSIYHMTKAQDQLLFAFYNKNDLVRITDLHQGIVWGTQTLQTQRDEFLINRFDYDGDYGTVLNRFLMQAAINYPLTVHGTGGQKRAFIHIQDTCHCIQLAIENPPEAGDRVKILNQMTEIHRVRDLANLISEKTGVGIAYLDNPRKESAENDLLVNNDQLVEMGLRPITLNNSLLTEVEEVAKKYSHRCDQTKIPCVSKW